Proteins encoded together in one Epinephelus moara isolate mb chromosome 2, YSFRI_EMoa_1.0, whole genome shotgun sequence window:
- the LOC126406970 gene encoding protocadherin Fat 4-like — protein sequence MDSTGHWRTYTVLLFNFLVFNAPSSQEPSFGNAVNVSSETQFPDNVSRQHTLPSWFYTSIDAVPKHGTVSLHSHNRWRTQMAFSKTVYSFDVKEDTVPGTVVGKVETLFESLTPIKYSVQEDGGENLFLLSPFSGEFLLSRSLDFEAQRFYILSVAVQQGDSQVSSVRVYFNVLDVNDNPPVFSQETFTASLPEDAQTGTCFLSLSVSDKDDGDNGKSKLRVVGGDEEDVFFINTAGSLCLNSELDRERQSLYSLTVTASECAQPLSLQFTSTAHAIVVVDDVNDNAPLFVSAKIVGIAEDTALHSVIMTVHAEDKDIGSNAEVLYYLNNTSGGVFSIDIRSGQIYLEEPLDREQVDILTVTVTAADKGSPRMATTMNFTVHVEDANDHDPEFSQSTYSLTVREDIPRGTSLLQVLALDRDIGTNGQVRYILTQTSPFVVDRVRGVVTVMDKLDRERDSNYTLTVTAVDQGNIPRSATAAVSVTVSDVNDFAPVFTPPLYSIHVMENEEDPSYLTHQVSALDEDLGVNSQLTYFIQKGNSDGLFSITPSGTFQILHSLDRERESLYFVTIIAVDAGLPPLTGTLTIHVIVDDVNDNHPEFTEEVYNTIVSEDSPTGTVFAMITASDIDEGVSGEIRYSMENLDVPFAIEETSGELFTTDVLDRESVAIYRLIVIGSDKHPTQPLSSSVLVTVLIGDINDHWPQFMNSPYVAYVPTEMAPGSVVCAVRATDGDTEMNAELHYALYGQSSDLFSIHPYSGTVFSSSALRRTDDIIVNVHVEDAGENPKFDITTISIRFQNISEFPEMNVDVLSDSLSEDEPVGTLVAVVSAASIRAEPVSFYLSSGNFEDMFHVEQLTGALTVENPLDYENKKEFTLLIEARDSGSPPFSSFAEIHLNISDVNDNFPQFTQLEYRCEVSENSPPSWVCDVLAIDADSGSYGIVQYNITEGDTDGFFTIDPENGLLSTTRLIAITYDMAVGTEVAQFTAIDRDVGITSDSIEYVLNGGNASDFFWIQADNGKEKHLDC from the exons ATGGACTCTACTGGACATTGGAGAACATACacagttttattgtttaattttctG GTGTTTAATGCTCCATCCTCTCAAGAACCTTCTTTTGGAAATGCAGTGAATGTGAGCAGTGAGACACAGTTTCCAGATAACGTCTCCAGGCAGCATACGCTTCCctcctggttttatacatctatTGATGCTGTGCCCAAGCATGGCACAGTCAGCTTACACTCCCATAACAGATGGCGAACACAGATGGCTTTCTCCAAAACTGTTTATTCATTTGATGTGAAAGAAGACACAGTACCAG GAACAGTTGTGGGAAAGGTGGAAACCTTGTTTGAAAGTCTCACGCCTATCAAATACTCAGTGCAGGAGGATGGCGGAGAGAACCTGTTCCTCCTCAGCCCTTTCTCAGGGGAGTTCCTATTATCCCGCAGCCTGGATTTCGAAGCACAAAGATTCTACATACTCTCTGTggcggtgcagcagggggaCTCACAGGTATCCAGTGTCAGGGTGTATTTCAATGTGTTGGATGTGAACGACAACCCCCCTGTTTTCAGTCAAGAGACCTTTACTGCGTCATTGCCTGAGGACGCACAGACTGGCACCTGCTTCCTGTCCTTGAGTGTGTCAGATAAAGATGATG GTGACAATGGAAAGTCTAAACTAAGAGTGGTCGGTGGCGATGAAGAGGACGTGTTTTTCATAAACACAGCTGGTAGTTTATGCCTGAACTCAGagttagacagagagagacaatcCCTTTACAGTCTGACTGTGACAGCTAGTGAATGTGCTCAGCCTCTATCTTTACAGTTCACCAGCACAGCCCACGCTATCGTGGTGGTTGATGATGTGAATGACAATGCTCCATTGTTTGTGTCAGCCAAAATAGTCGGCATAGCAGAGGACACTGCACTTCATTCTGTTATAATGACTGTACATGCTGAGGATAAAGACATTGGGTCCAATGCGGAGGTTTTATACTATTTAAACAACACTTCTGGTGGCGTGTTTAGCATCGATATCAGGAGTGGACAAATATACCTAGAAGAGCCATTGGACAGAGAGCAGGTAGATATCCTGACTGTTACTGTGACAGCCGCTGATAAAGGCTCACCCAGGATGGCAACCACGATGAATTTCACAGTGCATGTCGAGGATGCGAATGACCATGACCCTGAATTCTCTCAAAGCACCTACAGTCTGACGGTCAGAGAGGATATACCCAGAGGAACGAGCCTGTTGCAGGTTCTGGCTCTTGATCGAGACATCGGGACAAATGGACAAGTGCGATACATATTGACCCAGACGAGTCCATTTGTAGTGGACAGGGTtcgaggtgtcgtcacagtcATGGACAAACTGGACAGGGAGAGGGATTCAAACTACACCTTAACTGTAACAGCTGTCGATCAGGGGAATATACCCAGgtctgctactgctgctgtcagtgtcaCAGTGTCGGATGTCAACGACTTTGCACCTGTCTTTACTCCTCCTCTTTACTCCATACATGTCATGGAGAATGAGGAGGACCCGTCTTACCTTACACATCAG GTCTCAGCTTTGGATGAAGATTTAGGTGTCAACAGCCAACTTACCTACTTCATACAGAAAGGAAATAGTGATGGTTTGTTCTCCATCACTCCCAGTGGCACATTTCAAATTTTACACAGCCTGGACAGAGAAAGGGAATCATTGTACTTCGTTACAATCATTGCTGTTGATGCAG GACTGCCACCTTTAACAGGTACTCTAACCATACATGTCATAGTGGATGATGTCAACGATAACCATCCAGAGTTTACTGAGGAAGTCTACAACACCATAGTGTCTGAGGACAGTCCTACAGGCACCGTGTTTGCCATGATAACTGCATCTGACATTGATGAGGGTGTCAGTGGGGAAATAAG GTATTCCATGGAGAACCTTGATGTGCCTTTTGCCATTGAAGAAACATCTGGAGAGCTTTTTACAACTGATGTTCTGGACAGGGAGTCAGTAGCCATTTACAGGCTGATTGTGATTGGCAGTGATAAGCATCCTACTCAGCCTCTATCAAGCTCAGTGCTTGTTACTGTGCTCATTGGAGATATTAATGACCACTGGCCCCAGTTCATGAACAGCCCCTATGTGGCCTATGTGCCAACTGAGATGGCTCCAG gcTCAGTTGTTTGTGCAGTAAGAGCAACAGATGGAGACACTGAGATGAACGCAGAGCTACATTATGCATTATATGGACAAAGTTCAGATCtgttttccatccatccatacagCGGCACTGTATTCTCTTCAAGTGCTCTACGGAGAACGGACGATATCATTGTCAATGTACATGTGGAAGATGCTGGAGAAAATCCTAAATTTGACATCACCACCATCAGCATCAGGTTTCAGAACATATCTGAGTTTCCAGAGATGAACGTGGATGTTCTGAGTGATTCTCTCTCAGAGGACGAACCAGTGGGGACCTTAGTGGCAGTTGTCTCTGCAGCGAGCATCAGAGCTGAGCCTGTTTCGTTTTATCTATCTTCTGGAAACTTTGAAGACATGTTTCATGTGGAGCAGCTGACTGGAGCGTTGACAGTGGAAAACCCACTGGATTATGAGAACAAAAAGGAGTTTACTTTGCTGATAGAAGCCAGGGACTCTGGCTCGCCTCCTTTCTCATCATTTGCAGAAATTCACTTAAACATCAGTGATGTAAATGACAACTTCCCCCAGTTCACCCAACTTGAGTACAGGTGTGAGGTTTCTGAGAACTCCCCGCCATCCTGGGTTTGTGACGTTCTCGCCATTGACGCTGATTCAGGCAGTTACGGCATTGTGCAGTACAACATAACAGAAGGAGACACTGATGGTTTTTTCACAATTGACCCTGAAAATGGTTTACTGAGCACCACT